In Camelus ferus isolate YT-003-E chromosome 5, BCGSAC_Cfer_1.0, whole genome shotgun sequence, one genomic interval encodes:
- the PHOSPHO2 gene encoding pyridoxal phosphate phosphatase PHOSPHO2: MKILLVFDFDNTIIDDNSDTWIVQCAPEKKLPIELQDSYKKGFWTEFMGRVFKYLGDEGVREDEMKRAVISMPFAPGMVELLNFIRKNRDKFDCIIISDSNSVFIDWVLEATNFLDVFDKVFTNPAAFDSSGHLTVGNYHAHSCNRCPQNLCKNVVLVEFVDKQLKQGVNYTQIVYIGDGGNDVCPVTFLKKNDVAMPRKGYTLQKTLSRMSQNLEPMESSVVVWSSGVEIISHLQILIKE, translated from the coding sequence ATGAAAATTTTGCTGGTTTTCGACTTTGACAATACAATCATAGATGACAATAGTGACACCTGGATTGTCCAGTGTGCTCCAGAGAAAAAGCTTCCTATTGAACTACAAGACTCTTATAAAAAAGGATTTTGGACAGAATTTATGGGCAGAGTCTTTAAGTATTTGGGAGATGAAGGTGTaagagaagatgaaatgaaaagagCAGTGATATCAATGCCTTTTGCTCCAGGGATGGTGGaacttttaaactttataagAAAGAACAGGGATAAATTTGACTGCATCATTATTTCAGATTCAAACTCAGTCTTCATAGATTGGGTTTTAGAAGCTACCAATTTTCTTGATGTGTTTGATAAAGTATTTACAAATCCAGCAGCTTTTGATAGCAGTGGTCATCTCACTGTGGGAAATTATCATGCTCATTCTTGCAATAGGTGCCCCCAAAATCTTTGCAAAAATGTAGTTTTGGTAGAATTTGTAGATAAACAGTTAAAACAAGGAGTGAATTATACACAAATTGTTTATATAGGTGATGGCGGAAATGATGTCTGTCCAGTaacctttttaaagaagaatgatGTTGCCATGCCACGGAAAGGATATACTTTACAGAAAACTCTTTCTAGAATGTCTCAAAATCTTGAGCCTATGGAATCTTCTGTTGTAGTTTGGTCTTCAGGTGTTGAAATAATTTCTCACTTACAAATCCTAATAAAGGAGTAA